Proteins encoded together in one Theileria parva strain Muguga chromosome 3 map unlocalized ctg_530, whole genome shotgun sequence window:
- a CDS encoding BT1 family protein: MLNNIVNETDSVLLANPKLIKDEQHNAFQGLLSFDESLLYSSGHFSSRNELISCIVAMLHGVEVLTYLPTLYLYKDDFKISPALLTFILGLIRLPLNSKLLLAFMSDSVPIFGSRRKSYLAIGSFICFSSMFILGLLNESYSIILTTLLFALCSLGSALCSVIGEALVIECAYKQSTDQVTKTISTFYTFRKLTFAAMSYLSSILMMIIKKREIFMISSSLPFCVFFTSFFIQEKPFGYYLTIKEQYNRLVSFASKPEIKNPSIFLFISMIVPSAGTAMFYFMTERLHFQPEIFGRFSALQAVASLFGIYCYLLFFRNISIRKLFVWTTYLVAAFCSLSIVLVKRWNVILGIPDKAFAITDTSLIQFIGEMNSFPIYVMATRLCPRGIESSMYSFLWTVQFLGMDISTYISSGLTHLFGIQSHNFKGLVPMIIVCAAAQLIPNFFVSLLPNELPTVQMDDDVTATIDEGEEGEGNEIQAGSEF; encoded by the exons A TGCTGAATAATATAGTGAACGAGACTGACAGTGTGTTACTGGCGAATCCGAAGCTTATCAAGGATGAGCAGCATAACGCTTTTCAGGGTTTGCTAAGTTTCGACGAGTCTCTGCTCTACTCATCAGGGCATTTTTCGTCCAGGAATGAGCTCATCTCTTGCATCGTAGCCATGCTCCATGGCGTTGAAGTTTTAACTTATCTTCCCACTCTATACCTCTATAAAGACGATTTCAAAATCTCTCCAG CGTTGTTGACGTTTATTTTGGGTTTGATAAGGTTGCCCTTGAATTCTAAGTTATTGTTGGCGTTTATGAGTGATTCTGTACCGATTTTTGGTAGTCGGAGGAAAAGTTATTTGGCTATCGGATCCTTCATTTGCTTTTCCTCAATGTTCATCCTCGGACTCTTAAATGAAAGCTATTCCATTATCCTCACAACTTTACTCTTCGCACTCTGCTCTCTCGGATCCGCC TTGTGTAGTGTGATTGGAGAGGCACTGGTGATTGAGTGTGCCTATAAACAGAGTACGGATCAGGTGACGAAAACAATTTCaacattttatacatttcgTAAATTAACCTTCGCAGCCATGTCATACCTCTCCTCCATCCTCATGATGATCATTAAAAAACGG GAAATATTTATGATATCGTCGAGTTTACCGTTttgtgtattttttacatcaTTTTTCATTCAAGAGAAGCCGTTTGGGTATTACTTGACCATAAAGGAACAGTATAATCGATTAGTCTCCTTCGCTTCAAAACCTGAAATCAAAAATCCGTCCATATTCCTCTTCATCTCAATG ATAGTACCGAGTGCTGGTACAGCgatgttttattttatgaCTGAGCGGTTGCACTTTCAGCCTGAGATTTTTGGTCGTTTTTCGGCTTTACAAGCTGTTGCAAGCCTATTTGGAATCTACTGTTACCTTTTATTCTTCAGGAATATCAGTATCCGGAAATTGTTTGTCTGGACTACATACTTAGTAGCGGCATTTTGCTCACTGAGCATTGTATTGGTAAAGAGGTGGAATGTGATTTTGGGCATACCAGACAAAGCCTTTGCAATTACTGACACCTCTCTGATCCAGTTCATTGGGGAGATGAACTCATTTCCCATTTACGTCATGGCTACGAGACTGTGTCCAAGAGGAATTGAGAGTAGTATGTACTCGTTTCTGTGGACTGTCCAGTTCCTGGGAATGGACATTAGCACATACATCTCCTCAGGACTTACACACCTGTTTGGGATCCAAAgccataattttaaaggcCTAGTACCCATGATCATCGTATGTGCAGCGGCACAACTTATACCAAACTTCTTTGTATCTTTACTACCAAATGAACTACCTACCGTACAAATGGATGACGATGTTACAGCCACAATcg ATGAAGGAGAGGAGGGAGAAGGGAATGAAATCCAGGCAGGATCAgagttttaa
- the PHB4 gene encoding prohibitin-4 — protein sequence MSQFMGRMSKLAGLGAASVALPYLCLFDVDGGERAVMFNRFAGGVSKKTFGEGSHFYVPWFQVPYLYDIRAKPKVINTTTGTQDLQMVSISLRLLYRPLAEHLPRIHQKLGPDFDERVLPSIGNEVLKAVVAKYNAESLLTQRDKVSKDIREAITARAMQFDIKLDDVAITHLSYGKDFSKAIEEKQVAQQESERVKFIVAKSEQEKIAAIIRAEGEAEAANLISKAVQTHGSGMLEVRKLEAAKEIAETLSNSKNVVYVPNNLNMLINPTNL from the coding sequence ATGTCTCAGTTTATGGGCCGTATGAGTAAATTGGCAGGTTTAGGCGCTGCTAGTGTGGCCCTTCCATACCTTTGCTTATTTGACGTTGATGGCGGTGAACGTGCAGTGATGTTTAACCGTTTTGCCGGTGGTGTAAGCAAGAAAACATTCGGGGAAGGCTCCCACTTTTATGTGCCCTGGTTCCAAGTTCCTTATTTATATGACATTAGAGCTAAACCTAAGGTGATTAATACCACAACTGGTACTCAGGATTTACAAATGGTTAGCATTAGCTTAAGGCTATTGTACAGACCATTGGCTGAACATTTGCCTAGAATCCATCAGAAACTTGGTCCAGACTTTGATGAGCGTGTTTTGCCTTCAATTGGAAATGAAGTTTTGAAGGCTGTAGTGGCTAAATATAACGCAGAATCGCTTTTAACTCAGAGAGATAAAGTGTCTAAGGACATTAGAGAGGCCATCACAGCTCGTGCAATGCAATTTGATATTAAACTTGACGATGTCgcaattacacatttgagTTACGGTAAAGACTTTTCAAAGGCTATTGAGGAGAAACAAGTTGCACAGCAGGAATCTGAAcgtgttaaatttatagtgGCCAAATCTGAACAGGAGAAGATTGCCGCTATAATCAGAGCAGAAGGAGAAGCTGAAGCTGCGAATCTCATCTCTAAGGCCGTTCAAACTCATGGCTCAGGAATGCTAGAGGTTAGGAAATTGGAAGCCGCTAAGGAAATCGCAGAAACGCTCTCCAACTCCAAAAACGTTGTATACGTACCAAATAATCTCAATATGCTCATTAATCCCACTAATCTCTAA
- a CDS encoding 60Kd inner membrane family protein — translation MLNLYKNIKYINDNYLIVNNVFSFRNTFKRSISHFNSINNSTHNLPKSFSNLPILINHCNTFSFNLTITNTFNQSYPRFFSNFKNSNLSTDDLNEKVYNTKNKAENDLIEELEEELEIGEESSGIEELFEIPDYHQYLLTRITESNGSKRSFLQHFLPVDYVQQMFITVHDTLNLSWSTTICLITLFFKVLLLPVWSAAERSRRLNAVIVPDVVKLQEKAKQAFSTKNHELARETQLKIFELTKRNSFVKGVFTQTGATMVQGLMFGTVYGGLRLFAIDPKSRPDFTYEPCLWLDSLCLPDPYYILPTIFGFLMTIVFEHNISLTIPNNLQSTPDSRLEKLKNRQKNMKIISRIGIILITFYGLSMPSSAFFYLIPSFLFQTIVRYSCNKFNIARLLNIPMTPKRSNQ, via the exons atgttaaacttatataaaaatattaagtatataaatgataattatttaattgtaaataatgttttcTCTTTTAGGAATACATTTAAAAGATCAATTTCACACTTTAATTCCATAAATAACTCAACACATAACCTTCCTAAAtcattttctaatttaCCAATCCTAATTAACCATTGTAACACATTTTCctttaatttaactataacTAACACCTTCAATCAATCTTATCCGAGATTCttctcaaattttaaaaactccAATTTGAGTACTGATGATCTCAATGAAAAGGTCTAcaatactaaaaataaggccgaaaatgatttaattgAGGAATTGGAGGAGGAGTTGGAAATTGGAGAGGAAAGTTCAGGAATTGAGgaattatttgaaattcCAGACTATCACCAGTACTTACTTACTAGAATCACAGAATCAAATGGCAGTAAAAGAAGTTTTTTACAGCATTTTTTACCTGTAGACTACGTTCAGCAAATGTTTATAACTGTTCACGACACCTTAAACTTGAGTTGGAGTACCACAATTTGTCTTATAACTTTGTTCTTTAAGGTGTTGTTGTTACCAGTTTGGTCAGCAGCTGAGCGTAGTCGGAGATTAAATGCTGTGATTGTTCCTGATGTTGTAAAGCTCCAAGAAAAGGCAAAACAGGCCTTTAGCACTAAAAATCATGAATTAGCACGTGAAACTCAGCTTAAGATATTCGAGTTAACAAAGAGAAATTCCTTTGTTAAAGGCGTTTTTACACAAACGGGAGCTACTATGGTCCAAGGATTAATGTTTGGAACTGTTTACGGTGGATTAAGATTATTTGCAATTGATCCTAAATCACGACCTGACTTCACCTATGAGCCTTGTCTCTGGCTTGATAGTCTTTGTCTTCCAGATCCTTATTACATTCTACCAACAATTTTTGGCTTTCTCATGACAATTGTTTTCGAACATAATATTTCTCTCACCATTCCAAACAATTTACAATCCACGCCAG ACAGCAGATTGGAGAAGTTGAAGAACAGACAGAAGAATATGAAGATAATATCAAGGATAGggataatattaataacattttacGGGCTTTCGATGCCGAGCAGTGCCTTTTTCTACTTAATTCCAAGCTTCCTATTTCAGACCATTGTGAGATATTCATGCAATAAATTCAATATCGCAAGGCTTTTAAATATACCAATGACTCCCAAACGCAGTAAtcaataa